One window of Microtus pennsylvanicus isolate mMicPen1 chromosome X, mMicPen1.hap1, whole genome shotgun sequence genomic DNA carries:
- the Hcfc1 gene encoding host cell factor 1 isoform X4, producing MASAVSPANLPAVLLQPRWKRVVGWSGPVPRPRHGHRAVAIKELIVVFGGGNEGIVDELHVYNTATNQWFIPAVRGDIPPGCAAYGFVCDGTRLLVFGGMVEYGKYSNDLYELQASRWEWKRLKAKTPKNGPPPCPRLGHSFSLVGNKCYLFGGLANDSEDPKNNIPRYLNDLYILELRPGSGVVAWDIPITYGVLPPPRESHTAVVYTEKDNKKSKLVIYGGMSGCRLGDLWTLDIETLTWNKPSLSGVAPLPRSLHSATTIGNKMYVFGGWVPLVMDDVKVATHEKEWKCTNTLACLNLDTMAWETILMDTLEDNIPRARAGHCAVAINTRLYIWSGRDGYRKAWNNQVCCKDLWYLETEKPPPPARVQLVRANTNSLEVSWGAVATADSYLLQLQKYDIPATAATATSPTPNPVPSVPANPPKSPAPAAAAPAVQPLTQVGITLVPQAATAPPSTTTIQVLPTVPGSSISVPTAARTQGVPTVLKVTGPQATTGTPLVTMRPASQTGKAPVTVTSLPASVRMVVPTQSAQGTVIGSNPQMSGMAALAAAAAATQKIPPSSAPTVLSVPAGTTIVKTVAVTPGTTTLPATVKVASSPVMVSNPATRMLKTAAAQVGTSVSSAANTSTRPIITVHKSGTVTVAQQAQVVTTVVGGVTKTITLVKSPISVPGGSALISNLGKVMSVVQTKPVQTSAVTGQASTGPVTQIIQTKGPLPAGTILKLVTSADGKPTTIITTTQASGAGTKPTILGISSVSPSTTKPGTTTIIKTIPMSAIITQAGATGVTSSPGIKSPITIITTKVMTSGTGAPAKIITAVPKIAAGHGQQGVTQVVLKGAPGQPGTILRTVPMGGVRLVTPVTVSAVKPAVTTLVVKGTTGVTTLGTVTGTVSTSLAGAGAHSTSASLATPITTLGTIATLSSQVINPTAITVSAAQTTLTAAGGLTTPTITMQPVSQPTQVTLITAPSGVEAQPVHDLPVSILASPTTEQPTATVTIADSGQGDVQPGTVTLVCSNPPCETHETGTTNTATTTVVANLGGHPQPTQVQFVCDRQEAAASLVTSAVGQQNGNVVRVCSNPPCETHETGTTNTATTATSNMAGQHGCSNPPCETHETGTTSTATTAMSSMGTGQQRDTRRASSTPTVVRITVAPGALERAQGTVKPQCQTQQTSMTSTTMTVQATGAPCPAGPLLRPSVALEAGSHSPAFVQLTLPNVRIGLSGPSSKDMPTGHQLETYQTYTTNTPTTALSIMGTGELGTAQVAPTSIYESLQASSPSSTMTMTALEALLCPSATVTQVCSNPPCETHETGTTNTATTSNAGSAQRVCSNPPCETHETGTTHTATTATSNGGAGQPEGGQQPTSGHPCETHQTTSTGTTMSVSVGALLPDATSSRGTLESGLEVVAVPTVTSPAGATLLASFPTQRVCSNPPCETHETGTTHTATTVTSNMSSNQDPPPAASDQGEVVNTQGDSANITSASGITTTVSSTLPRAVTTVTQSTPVPGPSVPPPEELQVSPGPRQQLPPRQLLQSASTPLMGESAEVLSASQTPELQAAVDLSSTGDPSSGQEPTSSAVVATVVVQPPPPTQSEVDQLSLPQELMAEAQAGTTTLMVTGLTPEELAVTAAAEAAAQAAATEEAQALAIQAVLQAAQQAVMGTGEPMDTSEAAAAVTQAELGHLSAEAQEGQATTIPIVLTQQELAALVQQQQQLQEAQAQQQQHLPTEALAPADSLNDPSIESNCLNELASAVPSTVALLPSTATDSLAPSNTFVAPQPVVVASPAKMQAAATLTEVANGIESLGVKPDLPPPPSKAPVKKENQWFDVGVIKGTSVMVTHYFLPPDDAVQSDDDSGTVPDYNQLKKQELQPGTAYKFRVAGINACGRGPFSEISAFKTCLPGFPGAPCAIKISKSPDGAHLTWEPPSVTSGKIIEYSVYLAIQSSQAGGEPKSSTPAQLAFMRVYCGPSPSCLVQSSSLSNAHIDYTTKPAIIFRIAARNEKGYGPATQVRWLQETSKDSSGTKPASKRPMSSPEMKSAPKKSKADGQ from the exons ATGGCTTCGGCTGTGTCCCCTGCCAACTTGCCGGCGGTGCTTCTGCAGCCCCGCTGGAAGCGAGTGGTGGGTTGGTCGGGTCCAGTGCCCCGACCCCGCCACGGCCACCGTGCCGTGGCTATCAAGGAGCTCATAGTGGTGTTTGGCGGCGGCAATGAAGGGATAGTGGACGAACTGCACGTGTACAACACTG cAACCAACCAGTGGTTCATCCCAGCTGTGAGAGGGGATATCCCTCCAGGATGTGCAGCCTATGGCTTTGTGTGTGATGGTACTCGCCTACTGGTGTTTGGTGGAATGGTGGAGTATGGAAAATACAGCAATGACCTCTATGAACTCCAG GCTAGTCGCTGGGAGTGGAAGAGACTGAAAGCAAAGACGCCCAAAAATGGGCCTCCTCCATGTCCTCGGCTTGGACACAGCTTCTCCCTTGTGGGCAACAAATGCTATCTATTTGGGGGTCTAGCCAATGATAGTGAGGACCCCAAGAACAACATTCCGAG GTACCTGAATGACTTATATATACTAGAACTACGACCAGGCTCTGGAGTGGTAGCTTGGGACATCCCCATCACTTACGGAGTCCTGCCTCCACCTCGGGAGTCACATACTGCCGTGGTCTACACTGAAAAAGATAACAAGAAATCAAAGCTGGTGATCTATGGAGGGATGAGTGGCTGCAGGCTAGGGGACCTTTGGACTCTGGATATCG AGACACTGACATGGAATAAACCCAGCCTTAGTGGGGTGGCACCCCTTCCTCGAAGCCTTCACTCTGCAACCACCATAGGAAACAA AATGTATGTATTTGGTGGCTGGGTGCCTCTTGTCATGGACGATGTCAAAGTGGCCACACACGAGAAGGAGTGGAAGTGTACCAACACGCTGGCTTGTCTCAACCTGG ATACCATGGCCTGGGAAACTATCCTGATGGATACACTGGAAGACAACATTCCTCGAGCTCGAGCTGGTCACTGTGCTGTTGCCATCAATACTCGCTTATACATTTGGAGTGGCCGTGATGGCTACCGCAAGGCCTGGAACAACCAGGTCTGTTGCAAGGACCTGTGGTATTTGGAGACAG AAAAGCCACCACCCCCAGCCCGAGTACAACTAGTACGAGCCAACACCAACTCACTGGAGGTTAGCTGGGGTGCAGTAGCAACAGCCGACAGTTACCTTCTGCAGCTCCAGAAATACGACATTCCTGCCACGGCTGCTACGGCCACCTCCCCCACTCCCAATCCAGTTCCATCTGTGCCTGCCAACCCTCCCAAGAGCCCTGCACCAGCTGCAGCTGCACCTGCTGTACAGCCACTGACCCAAGTCGGCATCACACTTGTGCCCCAGGCTGCCACTGCACCCCCAAGCACTACCACCATCCAGGTCTTGCCAACAGTACCAGGCAGCTCCATTTCTGTGCCCACTGCAGCCAGGACTCAAG GTGTCCCTACTGTTCTCAAAGTGACTGGTCCTCAGGCTACAACAGGAACCCCACTGGTTACCATGAGACCTGCCAGCCAGACTGGAAAAGCCCCTGTCACTGTGACCTCCTTGCCTGCTAGTGTGCGAATGGTTGTGCCCACACAGAGTGCCCAGGGGACG GTGATTGGCAGCAACCCACAGATGAGTGGGATGGCTGCATtggctgctgctgccgctgccacACAGAAAAtccctccttcctcagcaccCACAGTGCTGAGTGTCCCAGCAGGCACCACCATTGTCAAGACAGTGGCTGTGACACCTGGCACAACCACTCTTCCAGCCACTGTGAAGGTGGCCTCCTCCCCTGTCATG gTGAGCAATCCAGCCACTCGTATGCTAAAGACTGCAGCTGCCCAAGTGGGGAcatctgtgtcctctgctgccaaCACATCTACCCGCCCTATCATCACGGTACACAAATCAGGCACTGTGACGGTGGCCCAGCAAGCCCAGGTGGTGACCACAGTGGTAGGCGGAGTCACCAAGACCATCACCCTAGTGAAGAGCCCCATCTCTGTCCCAGGAGGCAGTGCTCTG atTTCCAATCTGGGAAAAGTGATGTCAGTGGTCCAGACCAAACCAGTTCAGACTTCAGCAGTCACAGGTCAAGCCTCTACAGGCCCTGTGACTCAGATCATCCAG ACCAAAGGGCCTCTGCCAGCAGGGACTATCCTGAAGCTGGTGACATCAGCAGATGGCAAGCCTAcaaccatcattaccaccacgcAGGCTAGTGGAGCAGGGACCAAGCCTACCATCCTGGGCATCAGTAGTGTCTCTCCCAGCACCACCAAACCTGGCACGACTACTATCATCAAGACCATTCCCATGTCAGCCATTATCACCCAGGCAGGCGCCACAG GTGTTACCAGCAGTCCTGGCATTAAGTCCCCTATCACAATTATCACCACCAAGGTAATGACTTCTGGAACAGGAGCACCTGCGAAAATCATAACTGCTGTCCCCAAGATTGCTGCTGGTCATGGACAGCAAGGAGTGACCCAG GTGGTGCTAAAGGGGGCCCCTGGACAGCCAGGCACCATCCTCCGCACTGTGCCCATGGGTGGCGTTCGCCTGGTCACCCCTGTCACCGTCTCCGCTGTCAAGCCAGCTGTCACAACATTGGTTGTGAAGGGCACCACAG GTGTCACAACCCTAGGCACAGTGACAGGCACTGTCTCTACCAGCCTTGCAGGAGCTGGGGCCCATAGCACCAGTGCCTCTCTGGCCACACCTATTACCACCCTGGGCACCATTGCCACTCTTTCAAGCCAGGTCATCAACCCTACTGCCATCACAGTATCAGCTGCACAGACCACATTGACAGCTGCTGGTGGCCTTACCACACCCACAATCACAATGCAG CCTGTCTCCCAGCCTACCCAGGTGACTCTGATCACAGCACCCAGTGGGGTTGAGGCCCAGCCTGTGCATGACCTTCCTGTGTCCATTTTGGCCTCACCTACTACAGAGCAACCCACGGCAACAGTCACCATCGCTGACTCGGGCCAGGGTGATGTACAGCCTGGCACTGTAACACTGGTGTGCTCCAACCCACCCTGTGAAACCCATGAAACAGGCACCACCAACACAGCCACTACCACTGTTGTGGCTAACCTTGGGGGACATCCCCAGCCCACCCAGGTACAATTTGTTTGTGACAGACAGGAGGCAGCTGCTTCTCTTGTGACCTCAGCTGTGGGACAACAGAATGGTAATGTGGTCCGTGTCTGTTCAAACCCCCCCTGTGAGACCCATGAAACAGGTACCACCAACACTGCCACAACAGCCACCTCCAACATGGCTGGGCAGCATGGCTGCTCCAACCCCCCCTGCGAGACTCATGagacaggcaccaccagcactgcCACTACAGCAATGTCCAGCATGGGTACTGGGCAGCAGCGAGACACTCGTCGTGCCTCTAGCACCCCTACTGTAGTGCGGATCACTGTGGCTCCTGGGGCATTGGAGAGAGCCCAGGGTACTGTGAAGCCTCAGTGCCAAACACAGCAGACCAGTATGACCAGCACCACCATGACTGTGCAGGCCACCGGAGCTCCGTGCCCAGCTGGCCCACTGCTTAGGCCAAGTGTGGCACTGGAGGCTGGGAGCCACAGCCCTGCCTTTGTGCAGCTAACCCTTCCAAATGTTAGAATTGGGCTGAGTGGCCCCAGCAGCAAGGACATGCCCACAGGGCACCAGCTAGAGACATATCAGACTTATACAACCAATACCCCAACCACAGCCCTCTCTATCATGGGTACTGGGGAGCTTGGTACAGCTCAGGTGGCCCCCACATCTATATACGAGAGCCTCCAGGCAAGCTCTCCCAGCAGCACCATGACTATGACAGCCCTAGAGGCATTGCTGTGCCCTTCAGCTACCGTGACCCAAGTCTGCTCCAACCCACCGTGTGAAACCCATGAGACGGGGACCACCAACACTGCCACTACCTCCAATGCGGGCAGTGCCCAGCGGGTATGCTCCAACCCACCTTGTGAGACTCATGAGACGGGAACCACACATACAGCCACCACTGCCACATCAAATGGAGGTGCAGGCCAGCCTGAAGGTGGACAACAGCCCACCAGTGGCCATCCCTGTGAAACACACCAGACGACTTCTACTGGCACCACTATGTCAGTCAGTGTGGGTGCCCTGCTTCCTGATGCCACTTCCTCTCGTGGAACCCTGGAATCTGGCTTAGAGGTGGTAGCAGTGCCCACCGTCACCTCTCCGGCTGGTGCCACATTGCTGGCTTCTTTCCCAACACAGAGGGTATGCTCCAACCCTCCTTGCGAGACCCATGAgacaggcaccacacacacagccaccactGTCACCTCTAACATGAGCTCAAACCAAG ATCCTCCACCAGCTGCCAGTGATCAGGGAGAGGTGGTGAACACCCAAGGTGACAGTGCAAACATCACCAGCGCCAGTGGCATCACAACAACTGTGTCCTCCACACTGCCACGAGCAGTGACCACTGTGACACAGTCTACACCAGTCCCAGGTCCCTCTGTGCCG CCCCCAGAGGAACTCCAGGTCTCACCAGGGCCTCGCCAGCAGCTGCCACCACGGCAACTCCTGCAGTCTGCCTCCACCCCCCTGATGGGGGAGTCCGCCGAGGTCCTGTCAGCCTCCCAGACCCCTGAGCTCCAGGCCGCCGTGGATCTGAGCAGCACTGGGGACCCATCTTCAGGCCAGGAGCCTACCAGCTCTGCTGTCGTGGCCACTGTGGTGGTCCAGCCACCCCCACCCACACAGTCTGAAGTAGACCAGTTATCACTTCCCCAAGAGCTGATGGCTGAGGCCCAGGCGGGCACCACCACCCTTATGGTAACAGGGCTCACCCCAGAGGAGCTGGCTGTGACTGCTGCTGCAGAAGCAGCTGCCCAAGCTGCAGCCACTGAAGAAGCTCAAGCCTTGGCCATCCAGGCCGTGCTCCAGGCTGCACAGCAGGCTGTCATGG GCACTGGGGAGCCCATGGATACatctgaagcagcagcagcagtgacaCAAGCAGAGTTGGGCCACCTTTCAGCTGAGGCACAAGAGGGTCAGGCCACCACCATACCCATTGTGCTGACACAGCAGGAGCTTGCAGCCCtggtgcagcagcagcagcagctccaggaGGCTCAagcccagcagcagcaacacctCCCTACTGAGGCTCTGGCTCCAGCTGACAGTCTCAATGACCCATCCATCGAGAGCAACTGCCTCAATGAGCTAGCTAGTGCTGTCCCTAGCACTGTGGCCTTGCTACCCTCAACAGCCACTGACA GCCTTGCTCCATCCAACACATTTGTGGCTCCACAGCCTGTTGTTGTAGCCAGCCCAGCGAAGATGCAGGCTGCGGCTACCCTAACTGAAGTAGCCAATGGCATCGAGTCCCTGGGTGTG AAACCGGACTTGCCACCTCCACCCAGCAAAGCCCCTGTGAAAAAGGAGAACCAGTGGTTTGATGTGGGGGTCATTAAGGGTACCAGTGTAATGGTAACACACTATTTCCTGCCACCAGATGATGCTGTTCAGTCAGAT GATGACTCAGGCACAGTCCCAGACTATAACCAGCTGAAGAAGCAGGAGCTACAGCCAGGCACTGCCTATAAATTTCGTGTTGCCGGAATCAATGCTTGTGGCCGGGGGCCCTTTAGTGAGATCTCAGCCTTTAAGACCTGTCTGCCTGGTTTCCCAGGGGCTCCTTGTGCCATTAAAATCAGCAAG AGCCCAGATGGTGCTCACCTCACCTGGGAACCACCGTCTGTGACCTCCGGCAAGATCATCGAGTACTCTGTGTACCTGGCCATCCAGAGCTCACAGGCTGGTGGTGAGCCCAAgagctccaccccagcccagctAGCCTTCATGCGAGTGTACTGTGGGCCTAGCCCTTCCTGCCTTGTGCAGTCCTCCAGCCTCTCCAATGCCCACATTGACTACACCACCAAGCCTGCCATCATCTTCCGCATTGCTGCCCGCAATGAAAAGGGCTACGGCCCCGCTACACAAGTGAGGTGGTTGCAAG AAACCAGTAAAGACAGCTCGGGCACCAAGCCGGCCAGCAAGCGACCCATGTCGTCTCCAGAAAT GAAATCTGCTCCAAAGAAGTCTAAGGCTGATGGTCAGTGA